The genome window GGTTTCGGCGATCTGTTCGTCCAGCCGGTATGGCTGGGATGGAGCGGGAAACACTACGACATCGCGGCCGGCTATGGCTTCTATGCGCCGACGGGAGAAGACGGGCTCAGCCTCGAGTTCTGGGAGCACCAGTTGCAGGTCGCCGGGACCTGGTATCCATTTGACCAGCGCGGGACGGCGATCATGCTGGCGAGCACCTTCGAGATCAACCACGAGAGGGAGGATGCGGACATCACTCCGGGGGAACGTTTCACCCTCAACTGGGGCATCAGTCAATACCTACCGCTCAACAAGGAGCAGACTTGGCTTGCCGAGATCGGCACCAGCGGCTACAGCCAGTGGCAGGTCGAAGAGGACTCGGGATCCGATGTGCCGCAGATCCGCAGACTCAACCTGCAACTCGATGCGAAAGACGAGGTCCACGCCGCGGGCATCCAGGCGGGGCTCACGTTCGTGCCGTGGAAGGCCGCGCTGACGGTTCGCTACCAGTGGGAATTCGATGCCGAGGCGCGGTTTGAAGGAGAAAACCTCGTGGTGACCCTGGCGAAGGGATTCTGAATCTCCGTGTTTCGCGTCGTCGCGCGCTGCGCCGATGGATGTCACGATCCGCGTCGGTGGGCAGGCGGTGGCCAAGGGCCGCTTGCCGAAGACGGCGTTGATCGGCTGGTCGGGGATCTCCCTGATCTCTTACCGGAAGGCCGCCTATTAACGGGCGAGCGCAAAGGCCATATCTCGAGTGCGCCATTGGATCAACGATTTTCGAATCGGTTATAGTCAAATAGCGCCGCTTCGATGGGTGCCCAACGTCGATACGCGGCATGCACGGCGTCACTGTAAGACCAAAAACGTGTCATGGGTATACTCTGCCAGCCCGGTGTCGATGATCAGGCTGGGTTGAGGAACGAAACCCGGCCTTGGCGCGGATATGCTGGGTATCGCTCGGCTCGTCCCAGCTCTCCCACTGCGAAAGTTCCGTCGGTTCACAGCCAGAATCCCG of Pseudomonadota bacterium contains these proteins:
- a CDS encoding transporter, translated to MNKRIRLLTAGAAIAGAGSVWAGELGHYGPGLANIRDLAVPEPGFYGLLYNYFYNTDTLKNRNGDEVNTLSGTGPLGGTTTVTVDPDIDVYALVPTFAWVSRWQVLGARYAAFIALPFADNSVQVNLSRARAGRFLDREFSTSLEADTDFGFGDLFVQPVWLGWSGKHYDIAAGYGFYAPTGEDGLSLEFWEHQLQVAGTWYPFDQRGTAIMLASTFEINHEREDADITPGERFTLNWGISQYLPLNKEQTWLAEIGTSGYSQWQVEEDSGSDVPQIRRLNLQLDAKDEVHAAGIQAGLTFVPWKAALTVRYQWEFDAEARFEGENLVVTLAKGF